The genome window GGTGGGTAAAGGCAGCTGATCGCAAACTTATCCAGACGGGCGTAACCATAAAACCCGATCTTGTGGTGGCTAAAGATGGCTCCGGGAACTACAAGACCATCTCAGAAGCAGTCGCGGCGTCGGTAAACCTACGGCAAACCACGTCAAGATTTGTGATCTACGTCAAGGCTGGTGTCTACAGTGAGACCGTCGATATCGCCCTGAACATGGTGAACTTAATGATGGTCGGAGACGGGAAAGATGACACCATAGTAACCGGTAGTAAGAACGTCGTAGATGGCACCTCAACGTTCAATACTGCTACCTTTCGTAAGTTCTTTCTCTCTCATAAAGATCTTAACGAGGTTTATAATTGAACTTGGGTGGATGATTAGAACTTCCCATGTAATATTTTGCAGAATAATGAAAAGCGTTACTCATGTATACAGAAACACCTCAAATATTTCTCATTTGCTGTCCTACCTCTTtcataaaataaatgaaaaaaaaatccataCATGATATAACGCTCACTCTGTATAATTGTAGTGAACTTACCTCGCATTATTCAATGTGTTTCCATTAAATGGTTGCAATTCTTTTCGACTAATTTCTTAAACATAGATTACATTAGAATCAGAGGCCACTTTCTACATAGATCTAATGTCATATTCAAATTGAAAGTCAAAATGCTCGCTCTTAGAACTGTCACCATCGACAAATGCACGTAAAATTGCTGCAGGTGTCGACGGCGAAGGTTTCATTGGGCAAGACATGGGCTTCGAGAACACGGCTGGACCTAAGAAGCATCAAGCCGTCGCACTTCGTTCGTCTGCGGACAGATCCGTGTTCTACCGCTGCAGCTTCAAGGGATACCAAGACACTCTCTACGTCCACACAAACCGGCAGTTCTACCGTAATTGTGACATCTACGGTACGGTGGACTTCATCTTCGGTGACGCCGCCGTGGTGTTCCAAAACCCCAAGATTTATGTGAGGAAGCCGATGGACAGGCAGAAGAACACGGTGACGGCCCAAGGCCGAGACGACTTCCATGAGAACACTGGCATCGTGATGCATGACGCTTTTGTCATGGCCGCGCCAGACCTGAAGCCGGTGCAGGGGTCATTCCAGACCTTTCTCGGCCGGCCATGGCAGCAGTACTCTCGAACGGTTTACTTGCTGTCAAGGTTGGATGACCTAGTTGATCCTGCTGGGTGGCTCGCGTGGAACAAGAACATGAGCGTGAGCAATTTGTACTATGCGGAGTTCCAGAGCAAGGGCGACCGTGCTGATACCAGCAAACGAGTAAATTGGCCAGGCTACCATGTCCTAACAACTGATCAGGAAGCCGAACCTTTCACCGCCGGAAAATTTTTGTCCGGTGACTCGTGGGTTCGGGCCACGGGGGTCCCTTATGCCTCCGGGCTTTATGGATAGGACGCTGGCGGAAACAATGAGTTACACTGTGCAACTACTGGATAGGTGTGTAGCTCACTCACCTGGATAGTTCCCTCTTATCAATTTGTACTTGAGATATTTTGGTAGTTTGTAAACTCCGCTGATCATGCAGCACAACCCTTCAATTGATCATATGTCACTTATATACGCGTAGCAATCGAAGTAAAATTTATTATGCATCCAAGAATAATCAGGCAATAATTGaagcaatgaaagcaagaaatctTCATCACATCAATATCATAGGTTTTGAGCTATAAGATATATACAAGATATCAATTTTATTGAGTCTAAATcggttaaaaatatttaagttgaaGTTTATATAGTACATTCATTAGTCTTCAACATAACCTAGATCAAagctaatattatattttaatactaATTGTCATCGATTTGATGGGATAACTGACGTATAAATATCCATAAGGACCCGTGgggttaaaaataaaaaaataaatgatgatgaaaCGAGGATTAGAGATATCTATTAATATATGGATTAAGACATTGGGTTCGGACAGGCTTGCCCTTGGCCCGCTTGTTTCAAATCAGATTGAGTTGAGtcttaattgaattaattttgagtTATTTGGTTCCATTGAATCAAATGAAACAATATCGATATTTGATATTCCCTTGTAgcttatcattattatttataaattttgatattattaattaaaaattttaaattgattaattaaaataatatagagAACCGAAACCATTCATAtcctataaatcaatcttaattttattaatttttaatataaaattaatgaGAAATGTTATCTTTATTGGTTCTTTGGCAACCCAATCTATGCCAAGCTGCAATAGCTGTCCCATTTCCACTTCAACATTCTTATTAACAATTCTCGATCAGACACCTCGCCAGACGAGTCCTCTCTGACAACAGATTCGACCCACTTCGGCATGTCCATGTCCTCCTCCTTGAAGGCCTCCGCTTCGGGGAGATTTGACGGTAAGCAGCTCCAGTAGCAGATCGAATGCTGGGTTTTGCAGGTATCCTTAGACCTCATAGCTCGCCGTCAGTGACACGAACCCGGCCTCACATCTGTGTACAAGGATCTGTGTCGAAGTTGAAAGATTGAACGAGGTATCAGAACTTGTTGTTTGTTTAACTCTATATACCACCTGTTTAATTCATAAATTTCTCTTCAAAATCTTTTTCCTACAGTTCTCAATGAGTGTGCTCTTCTTACATTTATGAACGAGAATGAGGGTAGGACTCTGATTTCTACAGATCTCAATGACGGAATTAGAACATTTACATCATCAAAAAACAGAGGTATTCATTATACAGCCGTCACGATGTAACAGAATTAATTGATGGAGGAGGTGGATCCCAAGTTCAATCAGAAGAAACATAAAAGTTCTTCCAGAATACAGTCTTTAATAGCATCAAACAGACACCGTAGCACGTAAATTGAAATGCAATAGAGACGAAAACGCTTGAATTGGACGCACAGATCAACGACAGAGCCTACGAATCACAAGTACATCTTTCTTTGACAATCGGATGATAGAGAAAAGGGCGAGAAGACGAGACTGAAGGCGATCCGAAGACTAATCTACTCTACTGTTTGGCATCTAGCGATGACAGGATTATTCAGAGCGTTTGAGATTTTCGATGCGCTGGTTTTGCTGGTCAATGCGGCCGAGGAGGCTGGTGACGGAGAAGAGGAGCCAGTAGAGGAGGAGGGCAGAGGCAATGAGGATGGCGTTGCGCTGGCTCTTCATGATCGACTTCTCGTACCTGAGGTGCTCGGAGGGGGTGCAGGCGTGTTCCTGCTCGCAAGTCGGCCTCATCTCATACTTCCAGTAGATGTCGGCGAGGAGGAAGAGGCAGAAGGGCACCACGGAAAGGAGCGGCTTCAGGGCGCCCCGTACGACGGTGAGGAGGCCCCGCCGGAGGCCGCCGAGGCCCGGGAGGGTGAGGAAGAGCAGCATGATCGCCTCAGCCCCGGCCGTGTAGCCCAGCACCACCCACTCCAACGCCATCCGGATCAACGAACGATCGGATCAATTAGAGATCGACGCGAAACCCTGGACTAGTATAAGCAAATCTTGCGCGGAGGAGAAAGAAGCCCACTTTGTTTTCTCCGCCTCGTCCGGATGGGAGCCCGCAGGAGATAAATGAATCGTGGGTCTCCGTTTTAACGAGGAAATGCAACCACGAGTACTTTCGACACCATTTCGGACGTACCCAACTGGAGGTTCCCCAAGGTGGTCCCGGTGGCCTCAGCAATAGCATATGGGGTACACTCATTCGTATCCGAGAACCGAGTGTGGAAAGACTATACTGATTTGGAAAGAGGAGGAGATCGGCAACGCGGTTCGATGATGGGCACGTCTGTTCTTTGAACTCGCCAGCTTGCCAGGTGTGCGGGCAGTCGTTGATCCACCGCTGATGCGGCGCTCGGCGGCAATCTTTAAAGGCATCTTTCCGGTTAACTTAGCGAGGAAGCAAGGAATTGGTCCAACGGACAAAATGTCGTTTCGGTCATGAACAATGACAAATTCTAAAAAGAATCAAGGCTGATATAGCGGAGCTGTTATGCACATTTATATTCCTTTCAATGGAAATAGTATAGTTTATGCACAAATATGTCTTTTttgaaagtatatatatatatatatgaagaatattcatttttatttagaaattatattattaaaaaaataaggacCCaacagataaatattttatgttagGTGTGATCGAGATATAATttattctttaaatt of Musa acuminata AAA Group cultivar baxijiao chromosome BXJ1-7, Cavendish_Baxijiao_AAA, whole genome shotgun sequence contains these proteins:
- the LOC103991491 gene encoding uncharacterized protein LOC103991491 encodes the protein MALEWVVLGYTAGAEAIMLLFLTLPGLGGLRRGLLTVVRGALKPLLSVVPFCLFLLADIYWKYEMRPTCEQEHACTPSEHLRYEKSIMKSQRNAILIASALLLYWLLFSVTSLLGRIDQQNQRIENLKRSE
- the LOC135680139 gene encoding pectinesterase-like, with amino-acid sequence MATLLANLVILYFNFLLVLKVAANDPISWCNQTPHPQVCSSMLENEIAESISQSDFRDVLLRATTARTVLALRQISSMDMTLLDKPAKAAFADCLKLYNDTIIRLQHSMRSSSSIEDSQTWLSAAKANERTCRDGFVELGSTFPLASSSFVTNHLSESLSNMLAVNIATPRDKPPPKNRRLLSDGFPRWVKAADRKLIQTGVTIKPDLVVAKDGSGNYKTISEAVAASVNLRQTTSRFVIYVKAGVYSETVDIALNMVNLMMVGDGKDDTIVTGSKNVVDGTSTFNTATFRVDGEGFIGQDMGFENTAGPKKHQAVALRSSADRSVFYRCSFKGYQDTLYVHTNRQFYRNCDIYGTVDFIFGDAAVVFQNPKIYVRKPMDRQKNTVTAQGRDDFHENTGIVMHDAFVMAAPDLKPVQGSFQTFLGRPWQQYSRTVYLLSRLDDLVDPAGWLAWNKNMSVSNLYYAEFQSKGDRADTSKRVNWPGYHVLTTDQEAEPFTAGKFLSGDSWVRATGVPYASGLYG